A genome region from Danio aesculapii chromosome 2, fDanAes4.1, whole genome shotgun sequence includes the following:
- the apoda.1 gene encoding apolipoprotein Da, duplicate 1 has product MKVFLVVLALFLPLMSAQVPHWGPCPEPATQPAFNLQKFMGRWFEIAKLPAQFERGRCIETNFTLKLDGTAHVVSSEILKGELKTIDGTAVVEDKRNPAKLGISFSYVLPYTPYWILSTDYENSALVYSCTDVLRLFHVDFAWILGRTRSLPAATIEHGKEVFTSNNIDVSRMILSRQQGCDQKL; this is encoded by the exons ATGAAGGTGTTTCTGGTTGTGTTGGCCCTCTTTCTGCCCCTCATGAGTGCCCAGGTGCCTCACTGGGGTCCTTGCCCAGAGCCTGCAACTCAGCCTGCCTTCAATCTACAAAAA TTTATGGGCCGGTGGTTTGAGATCGCTAAACTTCCAGCACAGTTTGAGCGAGGGAGATGCATTGAGACCAACTTCACTCTCAAGCTGGACGGAACGGCTCATGTAGTGAGCTCTGAAATTCT AAAAGGGGAGCTAAAAACGATTGATGGGACGGCTGTGGTGGAAGATAAAAGAAACCCAGCAAAGCTTGGAATTAGTTTCTCCTATG TTTTGCCCTACACGCCATACTGGATTTTGTCCACTGACTATGAGAATTCGGCTCTGGTCTATTCCTGCACTGATGTCTTGAGACTCTTTCATGTAGACTTTGCTTGGATTTTGGGACGCACCCGATCCCTGCCTGCTGCCACCATTGAACATGGAAAGGAGGTTTTTACCAGTAACAACATTGATGTGAGCAGGATGATCTTGAGCAGGCAGCAGGGATGCGACCAAAAACTTTGA
- the apoda.2 gene encoding apolipoprotein Da, duplicate 2 yields the protein MQALQVVSVTLLAVLAVSAQSIGSGKCPQPPVQQDFDPTRYMGRWHEIMKFPSPFQLGECCQATYTLSDGIVLVRNDEILSNGTINFIEGTAKIVDASEPAKLEVSFFEDAPPSPYWVLATDYDDYTLVYSCTDFNNLFHAEYSWIMSRSRTLDKETVSELLDILKSHGIGTEAFTETDQRPALCSGMP from the exons ATGCAGGCTCTTCAGGTTGTGTCTGTGACACTGCTGGCAGTGTTGGCGGTCAGCGCTCAGTCCATCGGCTCTGGAAAATGTCCACAGCCTCCTGTTCAGCAAGACTTTGATCCCACAAGG TACATGGGTAGATGGCATGAGATCATGAAGTTCCCTTCACCGTTCCAGTTGGGCGAGTGCTGTCAGGCCACTTACACCCTGAGTGACGGCATCGTCCTGGTCCGAAATGATGAGATTCT CTCTAATGGCACCATCAACTTCATTGAGGGAACTGCCAAGATTGTAGATGCCTCAGAGCCTGCCAAACTTGAAGTCAGCTTCTTTGAAG ATGCTCCTCCTTCACCATACTGGGTTCTGGCCACTGATTATGATGACTACACCCTGGTTTACTCCTGCACTGATTTCAACAATCTCTTCCATGCTGAGTATTCCTGGATCATGAGTCGGAGTCGCACACTTGATAAGGAGACTGTCTCTGAGCTGCTGGACATCCTCAAATCTCATGGCATCGGTACTGAGGCTTTCACTGAGACCGACCAGAGACCAGCGCTGTGTAGCGGAATGCCCTAA